From the genome of Nocardia mangyaensis:
TGGTCCAGATCCAGTCGCTGGGTGTCGACGAGTTCGGTGCCCGGCGCGCAGTGCGCGAGCACCCCGGGATCGAGATAGGTCCCCGCGTACAGACAGACCGCACTCTCGCGCAGCAGATTCACCGCACGCACCGTGAGCAGATCAGCCGCCCCGGGGCCGGCCCCGATGAAGTGCACAGTCATGCCAGCAGCGTAGATCGCACCCCCGCGCCCCTCACGCCCTGGACAGTTGATCACCAGGGTCTGGTGGCAGCATCGACCCGAGGGCAGTCCGCCACCAGAGCGTGGTGATCTTGAATCGGCCGCGCGGGCGAGGGGGTGGGCACGTAGGTTCTGAGGTACGGGTCGGTGCGAGGAGAGGGGACGGGGTGCGGGTTTCGGGTAGGGCTGAGGTGGCGATGGTCGTGGGTGTCGTGGCGGCGGTGTTCGCCGCGGGGTGTGCGGGCGGCACCGTCGACGGGCATGCCACGGCCGCGCTCGACGGGTATGCGCCGTCGGTGAACAATCAGGACCCGTCGCGTGGGATACCCGGCATCGTCACCGTCGAGATCCCGCCGGGTCTGCACGTGACGGGTTCGCAGCGCGTCGCCTACCCTGCGATCCCGCCGATGGGCGGACCGCACGACGCGCGGTGGGCCGCCTGCGACGGTGTCGTCTACGACAAGGCGCTGCGCACCGAGAACGTCGTGCACTCCCTGGAACACGGCGCGGTGTGGATCGCCTACGACCCGGCGCGGGTCGGCGCCGAGGAGCAGGCGACGCTGCGCGCGAAGGTCGAGAACAAGCCGTACATGCTGATGTCACCGATCCCCGGCATGTCCGATGCTCTCTCCCTGCAGTCCTGGGGACACCAGCTGGTCCCCGACAACGCCGATGACGGACGCATCGACCAGTTCATCGTCGCCCTGCGCGAGAACCCGTACACCACTCCGGAACCCGGAGCCACCTGCTCGTCACCCGTGTTCGACCGCGACAATCCGCCGCCCTACGACCCCAGCCCGCCCGGGCCGGACGCGTTCCCGATGTCGTAGCTCGGTAGAAGGCCGCACCGAGGGCGAGCCGCGTCGTAGGGTGGGTCGCGACGGACAAGGGGGACCCATGGAGTTGGTCAAAGGCGCGAACGCGCCGATTTCCGCGAGCGAGGTGCGGATCTCGGTAGCGGCCGCGACGACGGTCGACATCGCCGCGCTGCTGCTCACCGCGAGCGGAAAGGTGCGCTCCGACAGCGATTTCGTCTTCTACAACCAGCCGGTCGCGCCCGGTGTCGAGGTGCTGGGTACCGAGGCGATTCGCGTCGTTCCCGGCGTCGTCCCCGCCGAAATCGACAAGATCGTCCTCACCGCCAGCCTCGACGGCACCGGTCCCGCCAACTGGGGTCAGGCCGGACCGCTGCGGATCACGATCACCGACACCTCGACCGGCACGCTGCTCGCCACCTTCGCACCGGACGGGCTCGGCCCGGAGACGGCCTTGATCGCCTGCGAGCTCTACCGGCGCAATGGTGGCTGGAAGGTCCGCGCGGTCGGTCAGGGGTACGCGCAGGGCCTGGTCGGGATCGCCACCGACTTCGGGATCACCGTCGACGACGAGCCGAGTCCGGAACTGCTCCCCCAGCCCGTGTCGGCGCCACCCACCGCGCCTGCGCAGCCGCACTCGACGCTGCCGGCCCCGCCGCACGACCCAGGAGCACAGGCCAACCCACCTCAGCACTGGCAGCCACCGGCCGA
Proteins encoded in this window:
- a CDS encoding DUF3105 domain-containing protein; the protein is MVVGVVAAVFAAGCAGGTVDGHATAALDGYAPSVNNQDPSRGIPGIVTVEIPPGLHVTGSQRVAYPAIPPMGGPHDARWAACDGVVYDKALRTENVVHSLEHGAVWIAYDPARVGAEEQATLRAKVENKPYMLMSPIPGMSDALSLQSWGHQLVPDNADDGRIDQFIVALRENPYTTPEPGATCSSPVFDRDNPPPYDPSPPGPDAFPMS